A portion of the Acidobacteriota bacterium genome contains these proteins:
- a CDS encoding DNA cytosine methyltransferase — translation MPHPLRVLELFCGIGGGAVALGERAEVAAAVDISEPALRAYRYNFPTHRTLTRTIESLQGDDLAAYEADLWWLSPPCQPFTRRGLGRDLDDPRSAGLLRILDLLADDRFDALRPRYLALENVGGFETSRAAKRLRGVLGETGYHLRERLLCPSELGMPSRRPRYYMIAARHTPFGPWRDEPVSTPLASCLDPRPDPALSLAPDTAHRYRHALDRVSADDVGAVTACFTSAYGRSPVRSGSYLEQGDGLRRFSPGEILRLLGFPASFRLPPDLPRDKAWRLVGNSLSVPAVQAVLRPIFDLADRGRKRSSR, via the coding sequence ATGCCCCATCCCCTGCGTGTCCTCGAACTGTTCTGCGGCATCGGCGGCGGTGCCGTGGCCCTCGGAGAACGAGCGGAGGTGGCGGCGGCGGTCGACATCAGCGAGCCGGCGCTCCGCGCCTATCGCTACAACTTCCCGACGCACCGCACCCTTACCCGGACCATCGAGAGCCTGCAGGGGGACGATCTTGCGGCCTACGAGGCCGACCTCTGGTGGCTGTCGCCGCCCTGCCAACCCTTCACCCGCCGGGGACTCGGGCGCGATCTCGACGACCCTCGGAGCGCCGGCCTCCTGCGGATCCTGGACCTGCTGGCGGACGACCGCTTCGATGCCCTGCGCCCGCGGTACCTGGCCCTCGAGAACGTCGGCGGCTTCGAAACCTCACGCGCCGCAAAACGACTGCGCGGCGTACTGGGCGAAACCGGCTACCACCTCCGGGAGCGGTTGCTTTGCCCTTCGGAGCTGGGGATGCCGAGCCGGCGGCCGCGGTACTACATGATCGCCGCCCGGCACACCCCATTCGGCCCCTGGCGGGACGAACCGGTCTCCACCCCCCTCGCCTCGTGCCTCGATCCGCGTCCGGATCCGGCGCTCTCCCTGGCACCGGACACGGCGCACCGCTACCGCCACGCCCTCGACCGGGTTTCCGCCGACGATGTCGGCGCCGTCACCGCCTGCTTCACCTCCGCCTACGGGCGCTCTCCGGTTCGCTCTGGCTCATATCTCGAACAAGGCGACGGCCTGCGGCGGTTCTCGCCCGGCGAGATCCTTCGCCTCCTCGGCTTTCCGGCTTCCTTCCGCCTGCCGCCGGATCTTCCCCGCGACAAGGCGTGGCGACTGGTGGGCAACAGCCTGTCGGTGCCGGCGGTACAGGCCGTCCTCCGGCCGATCTTCGATCTCGCGGATCGTGGTAGAAAACGATCATCCCGCTGA
- a CDS encoding stomatin-like protein: MTATAIAFGVLALLAIIVIAKTATVVPQQNAYVVERLGRYQRTLDAGFHILLPFLDVVRYKHSLKEHAIDITEQICITRDNVQVGVDGVLYLKVMDARRASYGVNNYLFAISQLAQTTLRSEIGKIDLDRTFEERTTINVAVVTELDKASDPWGIKVLRYEIKNITPPQDVLAAMEKQMRAEREKRAVVLTSEGERDAAINRAEGAKQQTIKESEADQQKQINEANGEAEAILSIARATAEGIREVAAATQEPGGYEAVQLRVAEDYIQQFGELAKTNNTLVLPASVSDVGSMIALAMNVIKQGSPGSEIPEPPR, translated from the coding sequence ATGACCGCTACTGCCATAGCCTTCGGGGTGCTGGCCCTGCTCGCCATCATCGTCATCGCCAAGACGGCGACGGTGGTACCGCAGCAGAACGCCTACGTCGTGGAGCGCCTGGGACGCTACCAGCGCACCCTCGATGCGGGGTTCCACATTCTGTTGCCGTTTTTGGACGTGGTGCGCTACAAGCACTCGCTCAAAGAGCACGCCATCGACATCACCGAGCAGATTTGCATCACCCGCGACAACGTGCAGGTGGGGGTGGACGGGGTTCTGTATTTGAAGGTGATGGATGCGCGGCGCGCCTCCTACGGCGTCAACAACTATCTCTTTGCCATCTCGCAGCTCGCCCAGACGACGCTAAGGAGCGAGATCGGCAAGATCGACCTCGACCGTACCTTCGAGGAGCGCACGACGATCAATGTGGCGGTGGTCACGGAGCTGGACAAGGCGTCGGATCCATGGGGCATCAAGGTGCTGCGCTACGAGATCAAGAACATCACCCCGCCGCAGGACGTGCTGGCGGCGATGGAGAAGCAGATGCGCGCCGAGCGCGAGAAGCGCGCCGTGGTGCTGACCTCCGAGGGTGAGCGCGACGCCGCCATCAACCGCGCCGAGGGCGCCAAGCAGCAGACCATCAAAGAGTCCGAAGCGGATCAGCAGAAGCAGATCAACGAGGCCAACGGTGAAGCGGAGGCGATTCTGTCGATCGCCCGGGCCACCGCCGAAGGCATCCGGGAGGTGGCCGCGGCGACCCAGGAGCCGGGCGGCTACGAGGCGGTCCAGCTGCGGGTGGCGGAGGACTACATTCAGCAGTTCGGCGAGCTGGCGAAGACCAACAACACCCTGGTGCTGCCGGCCTCGGTGTCCGACGTGGGGTCGATGATCGCCCTGGCGATGAACGTCATCAAGCAAGGCTCGCCGGGAAGCGAGATCCCGGAACCGCCGAGATAA
- the glpX gene encoding class II fructose-bisphosphatase, with the protein MSLDRAFEQDFVRVTEQAAIEAAKTMGFGDRERSDQVAVEAMRRELDALEIASRIVIGEGERDEAPMLFIGEELGRGHGTEGAVHVDIAVDPLEGTNLCATGTNDATAVLAASEPGGLLNAPDVYMDKIVVGPTARGQIHLDAPVAENLRNIARAFEREVSDLTIVVLDRDRHEQLIEDIRSAGARIRLIGDGDLSGGIAAAVRGTGVHAAMGIGGAPEGVLAAAALRCLGGEIQARLRALSPDQNERLDAHGITDLDRIYQTEDLAPGQQILFSCTGVTDGELLDGVRFFGGGSRTSTLFMSLTRHMIRFVDTIHRADGATPIRLN; encoded by the coding sequence ATGAGCCTCGACCGCGCCTTCGAGCAAGACTTCGTCCGGGTGACCGAACAGGCGGCCATCGAAGCCGCCAAGACCATGGGGTTCGGCGACCGGGAGCGCTCCGACCAGGTGGCCGTGGAGGCCATGCGGCGGGAACTCGACGCTCTGGAGATCGCCAGCCGCATCGTCATCGGCGAGGGCGAGCGGGACGAAGCGCCGATGCTTTTCATCGGTGAGGAGCTGGGGCGCGGTCACGGCACCGAGGGGGCGGTCCATGTGGACATCGCGGTGGATCCGCTGGAGGGCACCAACCTATGCGCCACCGGCACCAACGACGCGACGGCGGTGCTGGCGGCCTCGGAGCCCGGCGGCCTGCTGAACGCGCCGGATGTCTACATGGACAAGATCGTCGTCGGCCCGACGGCCCGCGGCCAGATCCATCTGGACGCACCGGTGGCCGAGAATCTGCGCAACATCGCCCGCGCCTTCGAGCGCGAGGTGAGCGACCTGACCATCGTGGTGCTGGACCGCGACCGCCACGAGCAGTTGATCGAGGACATCCGCTCCGCCGGCGCCCGCATCCGGCTGATCGGCGACGGCGATCTCTCCGGCGGCATCGCGGCGGCGGTGCGCGGTACCGGAGTCCACGCCGCGATGGGCATCGGCGGCGCGCCGGAAGGGGTGCTGGCGGCGGCCGCCCTGCGCTGCCTCGGCGGTGAGATCCAGGCCCGCCTGCGGGCCCTGTCGCCGGACCAGAACGAACGCCTGGACGCCCACGGCATTACCGATCTAGACCGCATCTACCAAACCGAAGACCTCGCTCCGGGGCAACAGATCCTGTTCTCCTGCACCGGCGTGACAGACGGTGAGCTGCTCGACGGGGTGCGATTTTTCGGCGGCGGCTCGCGCACTTCGACGCTCTTCATGTCCCTAACCCGTCACATGATCCGCTTCGTGGACACCATCCATCGTGCGGACGGCGCCACCCCGATCCGCCTGAACTGA
- a CDS encoding NfeD family protein: MEWWIWMVIGLALLAGEIMVPGGVVMMFFGIAALLVGLLQAVGLADALWLQMLLFSVFSVVSLLTLRGPIVRRMKAAVPEASTMDNLVGDPATALSEMPPGAVGKAELRGSVWRAKNAGGGTLRAGETYFVERVDGLTLMLREGS; encoded by the coding sequence ATGGAATGGTGGATTTGGATGGTCATCGGTTTGGCACTGCTGGCCGGCGAGATCATGGTGCCCGGTGGGGTGGTGATGATGTTCTTCGGCATCGCGGCGCTCTTGGTCGGGCTGCTCCAGGCGGTCGGTCTCGCCGACGCCCTGTGGCTGCAGATGCTCCTCTTCTCGGTGTTTTCGGTGGTTTCGCTGCTGACCCTACGGGGGCCCATCGTGCGGCGCATGAAGGCGGCGGTGCCGGAAGCGAGCACGATGGACAACCTGGTCGGCGACCCGGCGACGGCGCTGTCGGAAATGCCCCCGGGGGCCGTCGGCAAGGCCGAACTGCGGGGCTCCGTGTGGCGCGCCAAGAACGCCGGCGGCGGAACCTTGCGGGCCGGCGAGACCTACTTTGTCGAGAGGGTCGACGGACTCACCTTAATGCTTCGGGAAGGGAGCTGA
- a CDS encoding PP2C family protein-serine/threonine phosphatase has protein sequence MTSTLAESPKPASTMDYRRLMKKVEQVVAVIEQAEDDCVTVQSLMDTLLEGFHDELGLTGGRLYHRTGTSYRLEAVFGEALPVEEDLKVPRDYPPLERVLIDGTVAMTSDEPGLDPELERRLGAQDFVALEVRDGEYVLAFDIDPSFDSRDVLFSLGILRHVVNQKLRQERIAGIMREASKIQRSIRPKKDPVYDPFDISGASEALETVGGDYFDYIPISDKILGLAIADVSGHGLPAALQVRDIYMGLRMGLARDYKIVRTVERLNGIIHQSTLTSRFVSMFYGELELNGLFIYVNAGHPRPFHLSAKGAVRFLSEGGPVLGPLPKPTYERGYVAMEPGDLLVFFTDGITETVGKAGGGAEEFGSDRLVELCRGIQHQPAKEIARAILDEVKSFSGARPVNDDRTVMVVRRT, from the coding sequence GTGACCTCCACCCTCGCCGAGTCCCCGAAGCCCGCCAGCACCATGGACTATCGGCGGCTGATGAAGAAAGTCGAGCAGGTGGTCGCCGTCATCGAGCAGGCGGAGGATGACTGCGTCACGGTGCAGTCGTTGATGGATACCCTGCTCGAAGGCTTCCACGACGAGCTGGGCCTCACCGGCGGCCGGCTCTATCACCGCACCGGTACCTCCTATCGGCTGGAGGCGGTGTTTGGAGAGGCGTTGCCGGTGGAGGAGGATCTGAAGGTTCCGCGCGACTATCCGCCGCTGGAGAGGGTGCTGATCGACGGCACCGTGGCGATGACGTCGGACGAACCGGGCCTCGACCCGGAACTGGAAAGGCGCCTCGGGGCGCAGGACTTTGTCGCCCTCGAAGTGCGCGACGGCGAATACGTCTTGGCCTTCGACATCGATCCATCCTTCGACTCCCGGGACGTTCTTTTCTCCCTCGGCATCCTGCGCCACGTGGTCAACCAGAAGCTGCGTCAGGAGCGCATCGCCGGCATCATGCGCGAGGCGAGCAAGATCCAGCGTTCGATCCGGCCGAAAAAGGACCCGGTCTACGATCCTTTTGACATCAGCGGTGCTTCGGAAGCCCTCGAAACGGTGGGTGGCGACTATTTCGACTACATTCCCATCTCCGACAAGATCCTCGGCCTGGCGATCGCCGACGTTTCCGGCCACGGCCTGCCGGCGGCCCTGCAGGTACGCGACATCTACATGGGACTGCGCATGGGGTTGGCGCGCGACTACAAGATCGTGCGCACCGTGGAGCGCCTGAACGGCATCATCCACCAGAGCACCCTGACCAGCCGGTTTGTCTCGATGTTCTACGGCGAGCTGGAGCTGAACGGCCTGTTCATCTACGTCAATGCCGGCCATCCGCGTCCCTTCCATCTATCGGCGAAAGGAGCGGTGCGCTTCCTTTCCGAGGGCGGGCCGGTGCTCGGGCCCCTGCCGAAACCGACCTACGAGCGCGGCTACGTGGCCATGGAGCCCGGCGATCTGCTGGTGTTCTTCACCGACGGCATCACCGAAACGGTGGGGAAGGCCGGCGGCGGAGCCGAGGAATTCGGTTCCGACCGGCTGGTGGAACTCTGCCGCGGCATTCAGCATCAGCCGGCAAAGGAGATCGCCCGCGCCATCCTCGATGAAGTCAAGTCCTTCAGCGGCGCCCGGCCGGTCAACGACGACCGGACGGTGATGGTGGTGCGTCGGACCTAG
- a CDS encoding nitrilase-related carbon-nitrogen hydrolase, which yields MRLALAQLSSTPDRAENLAKVLTAMERARQGGADAIVFPEVVLDRFFPALPGDTSDRRSAARKLAEPIPGPTSETIAAQARQLSLVTVFNLYEIADDGRTFDSSPVFDADGSLLGVTRMIHITDYEGFHEKDYYAPGDQGGDPSVPVYDTRAGRIGVAICYDRHFPEYMRALALAGAELVVIPQAGTVGEWPDGLYEAEVRTAAFQNGYFAALANRVGAEDTLTFSGESFAVSADGAVLARGAAGAEDLVLVEMDLASRHRSAGRRLFWGDRRPELYRRWFGGTDRAAAATADPEADR from the coding sequence ATGCGCCTCGCCCTCGCCCAGCTCTCGTCCACTCCGGACCGCGCCGAGAATCTCGCCAAGGTCCTCACCGCCATGGAACGCGCCCGGCAAGGCGGCGCCGACGCCATCGTCTTTCCGGAGGTGGTGCTCGACCGCTTCTTCCCCGCCTTGCCGGGCGACACCAGCGATCGGCGATCGGCGGCGCGCAAGCTGGCCGAACCGATTCCAGGTCCGACCAGCGAGACGATCGCCGCCCAGGCGCGGCAACTCTCCCTGGTGACCGTGTTCAACCTCTACGAGATCGCCGACGACGGACGCACCTTCGACAGCTCACCGGTGTTCGATGCGGACGGCAGCCTGTTGGGGGTCACCCGCATGATCCACATCACCGACTATGAGGGCTTCCACGAAAAGGACTACTACGCGCCGGGCGACCAGGGCGGCGACCCGAGCGTGCCGGTCTACGACACCCGCGCCGGCCGCATCGGCGTCGCCATTTGCTACGACCGTCATTTTCCGGAGTACATGCGGGCCCTCGCCCTGGCCGGGGCCGAGCTGGTGGTCATTCCGCAAGCCGGTACCGTCGGCGAATGGCCGGACGGTCTGTACGAAGCGGAGGTGCGGACCGCCGCTTTCCAGAACGGTTACTTCGCCGCCCTCGCCAACCGGGTGGGCGCCGAGGACACGTTGACCTTCTCCGGCGAGTCCTTCGCCGTGTCGGCGGACGGCGCCGTCCTCGCCCGCGGCGCCGCCGGCGCCGAAGACCTCGTGCTGGTGGAGATGGACCTCGCCTCCCGCCACCGCTCCGCCGGCCGGCGGCTGTTCTGGGGCGACCGGCGGCCGGAGCTGTATCGACGGTGGTTCGGCGGGACCGATCGAGCGGCGGCGGCAACCGCCGATCCCGAGGCAGACCGTTGA
- the dcd gene encoding dCTP deaminase gives MIKPDHWIRRWAEEGGVNPYEPAQVNSASFDVRLCDHWICPTRDPEEFQSPHVKLFPGEVVLASTLEYVRIPRFVACDLKLKSTLGRLWINHSLAGWCDPGFEGNITLELQNLGPEPFVLDAGRRIAQLIFITMESEPDVAYGEPGSSSHYQGQQGTTPARR, from the coding sequence ATGATCAAACCGGACCATTGGATCCGCCGCTGGGCCGAAGAAGGGGGCGTGAACCCCTACGAGCCGGCGCAGGTCAACTCTGCCAGCTTCGACGTGCGGCTGTGCGACCACTGGATCTGCCCGACGCGCGATCCGGAGGAGTTCCAGTCGCCCCACGTCAAGCTGTTCCCAGGCGAAGTGGTGTTGGCGTCGACCCTCGAATACGTGCGCATTCCGCGCTTCGTCGCCTGCGACCTGAAGCTCAAGTCCACCCTCGGCCGGCTGTGGATCAACCATTCCCTGGCCGGCTGGTGTGACCCCGGCTTCGAGGGCAACATCACCCTCGAGCTCCAGAACCTTGGACCGGAGCCCTTCGTGCTCGACGCCGGCCGCCGCATTGCCCAGCTCATCTTCATCACCATGGAAAGCGAACCCGACGTGGCCTACGGAGAGCCCGGCTCTTCCAGCCACTACCAGGGGCAGCAGGGCACTACGCCGGCCCGCCGCTGA
- a CDS encoding DNA-3-methyladenine glycosylase translates to MPRSSAFRALPVAFYRRPVEQVARELLGRYLVRRLPDGRRLVVRLVEVEAYLGALDRASHAWGGRRTARVESLYLPGGYAYVYFIYGMHFCLNAVAGAANEGGAVLLRAGEPLAGDETMADLRALRRPPRPGDLAGGPGKLCKALAVDRAFDGAPLYRGDLRITAGEPAEPAAVASGPRVGIDYAEEAVDWPLRFAVRGNRHVSRPRL, encoded by the coding sequence ATGCCCCGCTCGTCCGCCTTCCGTGCCCTGCCGGTGGCCTTCTACCGGCGGCCGGTGGAGCAGGTGGCGCGGGAACTCCTCGGGCGCTACCTGGTGCGGCGACTCCCGGACGGCCGCCGGCTGGTGGTGCGGCTGGTCGAGGTGGAGGCCTACCTCGGCGCGCTGGACCGGGCGAGCCACGCCTGGGGTGGCCGCCGGACGGCGCGGGTCGAAAGCCTGTACCTGCCGGGAGGCTATGCTTACGTCTACTTCATCTACGGCATGCACTTTTGCCTGAACGCGGTGGCCGGCGCGGCGAACGAAGGAGGCGCGGTGCTGCTGCGCGCCGGCGAGCCGTTGGCAGGAGACGAGACCATGGCCGATCTGCGTGCCTTGCGGCGACCGCCGCGGCCCGGCGACCTCGCCGGCGGACCGGGCAAGTTGTGCAAGGCCCTCGCGGTGGACCGCGCCTTCGACGGGGCGCCCCTCTATCGGGGAGATCTGCGGATCACCGCCGGGGAGCCGGCGGAGCCGGCGGCCGTGGCGAGCGGACCGCGGGTGGGCATCGACTACGCCGAGGAGGCGGTCGACTGGCCGTTGCGATTCGCCGTGCGGGGGAATCGCCATGTGTCCCGACCGAGGCTGTAG
- the dacB gene encoding D-alanyl-D-alanine carboxypeptidase/D-alanyl-D-alanine-endopeptidase has translation MPPAPHPLRPFVAPVVVLLAALLAPSGMDAAEVSDAVERAVRAGRKVAPQIGVHVVEIESGREVFGRRPDDLHIVASNTKLVTTAVALDRLGPGYLFETRFLLRGRIEGSSLDGDLAVVGGGDPNISGRHYDGDSFAVFRRWAAALRERGVRRVEGDLFLDHGLFVGDEVHPDWPARGQDRWYQAPVSALSFSDNCVLVRVKPGERAGSPAAVELVPDLDLFEVTNRAKTVAGRSRHGAQIGRRAGGDELTVQGTLTPRGGKVERWVSVPNPVRYFGAGVRTALALEGIELSGDLRPVSHLPGLQWEGVATHRTDLLTAIHVTNKRSQNFYAESLIKLVGAVGCGQGSWHAGIRAARELLADFGIAPGTYVMADGSGMSRGNRFTPRQLTTLLRSMYFHRWGREFLRSLPYSGEQELSWNERLAEPPYLNNVFAKTGTLSGVSTLSGYAKGRSGRLYAFSILLNGNSGRRAAHDLQDRIVRALIDAG, from the coding sequence ATGCCGCCAGCGCCCCATCCCCTCCGTCCATTCGTCGCGCCAGTCGTCGTACTGCTGGCCGCTCTCCTGGCGCCGAGCGGGATGGATGCCGCTGAGGTATCCGACGCCGTCGAGCGGGCGGTGCGCGCCGGCCGCAAGGTGGCGCCACAGATCGGCGTGCATGTGGTGGAGATCGAGTCCGGCCGGGAGGTCTTCGGCCGCCGTCCCGACGATCTCCACATCGTCGCTTCGAACACCAAGCTGGTAACCACCGCCGTCGCCCTGGATCGCCTCGGCCCCGGCTACCTGTTCGAGACCCGCTTTCTGCTGCGGGGACGGATCGAGGGTTCTTCGCTCGACGGCGATCTGGCGGTGGTGGGTGGCGGCGACCCGAACATCTCGGGCCGCCACTACGACGGCGACTCCTTCGCCGTGTTTCGCCGCTGGGCGGCGGCCCTGCGAGAGCGCGGAGTCCGGCGGGTGGAAGGGGATTTGTTCCTTGACCACGGCCTGTTCGTCGGCGACGAAGTCCACCCGGACTGGCCCGCCCGCGGACAGGATCGCTGGTACCAGGCGCCGGTGTCGGCCCTTTCCTTCAGCGACAACTGCGTTTTGGTGCGGGTTAAGCCCGGCGAGCGCGCCGGTTCCCCGGCGGCGGTGGAGCTGGTGCCGGATCTCGACCTCTTCGAAGTGACCAATCGAGCGAAGACGGTGGCCGGGCGGTCCCGCCATGGCGCCCAGATCGGCCGCCGGGCGGGCGGCGACGAGCTGACCGTGCAGGGCACTTTGACGCCCCGCGGCGGCAAGGTCGAGCGCTGGGTTTCGGTGCCCAATCCGGTGCGCTACTTCGGCGCCGGTGTGCGCACCGCCCTGGCCCTGGAAGGCATTGAGCTGAGCGGTGACCTGCGCCCCGTGAGCCACCTGCCGGGACTGCAGTGGGAAGGCGTTGCGACCCACCGCACGGACCTGCTGACGGCCATTCACGTCACCAATAAGCGCAGCCAGAATTTCTACGCCGAGAGCCTGATCAAGCTAGTCGGCGCCGTCGGCTGCGGCCAGGGCTCGTGGCATGCCGGCATCCGAGCGGCGCGCGAACTGCTGGCGGATTTCGGCATTGCTCCGGGTACTTATGTCATGGCCGATGGCTCCGGTATGTCCCGGGGCAATCGCTTCACCCCGCGGCAGCTCACCACGCTTCTGCGCTCCATGTACTTTCATCGCTGGGGGCGGGAGTTCCTGCGGTCGTTGCCCTACTCCGGTGAGCAGGAACTCTCCTGGAACGAGCGCCTGGCGGAGCCGCCGTACCTGAACAATGTGTTTGCCAAGACCGGCACCCTCTCCGGCGTGTCCACCCTGTCGGGCTACGCCAAGGGGCGCTCCGGCCGCCTCTACGCCTTCTCGATCTTGTTGAACGGCAACTCCGGCCGGCGCGCCGCCCACGACCTCCAGGACCGCATCGTGCGGGCCTTGATCGACGCCGGCTGA
- a CDS encoding DUF4388 domain-containing protein gives MSITGNLKTMQLAELLQWLSQSNKTGTLVIDSQRVTKKIYFRAGRVISSASTDEKEHLGHFLVSRGLIDETELAKAIEMQERTGMLLGKILVTIGAIEEEALHKLLRLKAQESIFDIFTWPEGEFRFIEGEQAKNPMIAIDLDVTVIILEGVRRVDEWRRIRDFIPSLDAIPVSVGTMQKSDQPAVQKILDLIDDQRTVAEICLQTHSSEFHTCKTLLDQVRKKTLKIISPRWKGTASGGGANLEIGAQALLDAGKSHLSHKRYEDAMRHLRAASSLEPESRSVRQAAEAGEREIRDALADQGFHDTAVPRLAVSLEELTSSKISPQEGFMLSRIDGNYDIKAIVKISPMPALDALLVFWKLAREGHITLDE, from the coding sequence ATGAGCATCACCGGCAATCTCAAGACGATGCAGCTCGCCGAGCTGCTGCAATGGCTCTCCCAGAGCAACAAGACCGGAACCCTGGTGATCGACAGCCAGCGGGTCACCAAGAAGATCTACTTCCGCGCCGGCCGGGTCATCTCGTCCGCCTCGACGGACGAAAAGGAACACCTCGGGCATTTCCTGGTCAGCCGCGGCCTGATCGACGAGACGGAACTGGCGAAGGCGATCGAAATGCAGGAGCGCACCGGCATGCTCCTCGGCAAGATCCTGGTGACCATCGGAGCCATCGAGGAGGAAGCGCTGCACAAACTCCTCCGCCTCAAGGCCCAGGAGTCGATCTTCGACATCTTCACCTGGCCCGAAGGGGAGTTTCGGTTCATCGAAGGGGAGCAGGCCAAGAACCCGATGATCGCCATCGACCTCGATGTCACGGTGATCATCCTCGAAGGGGTGCGGCGGGTGGACGAGTGGCGGCGGATTCGGGACTTCATCCCGTCCCTCGACGCGATCCCCGTGTCGGTGGGCACAATGCAGAAGTCCGACCAGCCGGCGGTGCAGAAGATCCTCGACCTGATCGACGACCAGCGGACGGTGGCGGAGATCTGCCTGCAGACCCACTCCAGTGAGTTTCACACCTGCAAGACCCTGCTCGACCAGGTACGCAAAAAGACCCTCAAGATCATCTCGCCGCGCTGGAAGGGGACGGCCTCCGGCGGCGGCGCGAATCTGGAGATCGGCGCTCAAGCATTGCTCGACGCCGGCAAGAGCCACCTCTCCCACAAGCGCTACGAGGACGCCATGCGCCACCTGCGCGCCGCCAGCAGCTTGGAGCCGGAAAGCCGCAGCGTGCGGCAGGCGGCGGAGGCCGGTGAGCGGGAGATCCGCGACGCCTTGGCGGACCAGGGGTTCCACGACACCGCGGTACCGCGGCTGGCGGTCAGCCTGGAAGAACTCACCTCGTCGAAGATCAGCCCGCAGGAAGGCTTCATGTTGAGCCGCATCGACGGCAACTACGACATCAAGGCGATCGTCAAGATCAGCCCGATGCCGGCCCTCGACGCGCTGCTGGTGTTCTGGAAGCTGGCGCGCGAGGGCCACATCACCTTGGACGAGTAG